In Microbacterium foliorum, the following proteins share a genomic window:
- the recO gene encoding DNA repair protein RecO, with product MPTYRDEAVILRTHKLGEADRIVTMLSRRHGKIRAVAKGVRRTSSKFGSRLEPFMVADVQLYQGRSLDIVQQAESLGSYGSDIAAHYDRFTSANAMVETADRLSDSEATPDQYLLLVGGLRALSRGEHSPRSILDSYLLRVMALSGWAPSLGDCARCATPGPHAHFVGQLGGAVCPNCAPAGSPKVAEKTLSLLRSLMSGEWEAIDAAPHADNAAASGLVAAYAQWHLERGIRSLEHLVADIPREGAR from the coding sequence GTGCCCACTTACCGAGATGAAGCGGTGATCCTGCGCACCCACAAGCTGGGTGAGGCCGATCGCATCGTCACGATGCTCTCTCGGCGGCACGGCAAGATCCGCGCGGTCGCCAAGGGCGTGCGACGCACGTCGTCGAAGTTCGGCTCGCGGCTCGAGCCGTTCATGGTCGCCGATGTCCAGCTGTATCAGGGGCGCTCTCTCGACATCGTGCAGCAGGCAGAGTCGCTCGGGTCGTACGGATCCGACATCGCGGCGCACTACGACCGATTCACCTCGGCCAATGCGATGGTCGAGACGGCTGACCGGCTCAGCGATTCCGAGGCGACGCCCGACCAGTACCTGTTGCTGGTGGGTGGACTGCGTGCGCTGTCTCGGGGCGAGCATTCGCCCCGCAGCATCCTCGACTCCTATCTGCTGCGCGTCATGGCGCTGTCCGGGTGGGCTCCGTCGCTCGGCGACTGCGCGCGATGCGCCACTCCTGGGCCCCACGCGCACTTCGTCGGACAGCTCGGCGGGGCCGTGTGCCCGAACTGTGCGCCGGCGGGCAGCCCGAAGGTCGCAGAGAAGACCCTGTCGCTGCTGCGGTCGCTCATGTCCGGTGAGTGGGAGGCGATCGACGCTGCTCCGCACGCCGACAACGCCGCGGCATCCGGCCTCGTCGCCGCCTACGCCCAATGGCACCTGGAGCGCGGCATCCGATCGCTCGAACACCTGGTGGCCGACATCCCCCGAGAAGGAGCACGGTGA
- a CDS encoding trimeric intracellular cation channel family protein has product MTEPLFIIPLWADLLGVGLGGVQGAMFASGFQGQRRLDWLGVAIIGIMIGMGGGLIRDILLGQTPATLQNQWYLVTAGGAALLGMLLAGLFSRLNTAIVVLDAVVIGMFGAFGTSKALAFGIPEVPAVFIGVCAAVGGSVLRDMLMGLPTAIMHVGSLYAVAAGAGCTFIVIAVALGMPITIAAVVGIAVTTVIRILAVTFDVSLPEQRRIYRRKVAAETGVIPIIKPSAE; this is encoded by the coding sequence GTGACCGAACCGCTCTTCATCATTCCGCTCTGGGCGGACCTGCTCGGCGTCGGTCTCGGAGGTGTCCAGGGCGCGATGTTCGCCTCGGGATTCCAGGGCCAGCGACGCCTCGACTGGCTCGGTGTCGCGATCATCGGCATCATGATCGGCATGGGCGGCGGCCTCATCCGCGACATCCTGCTCGGGCAGACCCCGGCCACGCTGCAGAACCAGTGGTATCTGGTCACCGCGGGCGGCGCAGCTCTCTTGGGAATGCTGCTGGCGGGACTCTTCAGCCGCCTGAACACGGCGATCGTCGTGCTCGACGCCGTGGTGATCGGTATGTTCGGCGCCTTCGGCACCAGTAAGGCGCTCGCCTTCGGCATCCCCGAAGTTCCCGCCGTCTTCATCGGCGTATGCGCGGCCGTCGGCGGCAGCGTGCTCCGTGACATGCTCATGGGACTGCCGACCGCGATCATGCACGTCGGCTCGCTCTATGCGGTCGCCGCCGGCGCCGGCTGCACGTTCATCGTGATCGCCGTGGCGCTGGGCATGCCCATCACGATCGCCGCCGTGGTCGGCATCGCCGTCACCACCGTGATCCGCATCCTCGCCGTCACCTTCGATGTCTCGCTCCCCGAGCAGCGCCGCATCTACCGCCGCAAGGTGGCTGCCGAGACCGGTGTGATCCCGATCATCAAGCCCAGCGCGGAGTGA